In Papaver somniferum cultivar HN1 chromosome 1, ASM357369v1, whole genome shotgun sequence, a genomic segment contains:
- the LOC113316226 gene encoding probable glutathione peroxidase 2, with protein sequence MSNLISLSNLFSILILGLSLYLFFSLEQNQSTTSPSFQNMAEEAPKSIYDFTVKDIHDADVCLKDYAGKVLLIVNVASKCGLTESNYKELNELYEKYKTQGFEVLAFPCNQFAGQEPGTHDEIKEVACSKFKAEFPVFAKIDVNGKDAAPLYQFLKSQKGGLFGNAIKWNFTKFLVNKEGKVVDRYAPTTGPLRIEKDIQGLLAVSA encoded by the exons ATGTCTAATCTGATCAGTTTGAGTAACTTATTCTCAATCCTGATTCTTGGTTTGTCTCTCTACTTATTCTTCTCCCTTGAGCAAAACCAATCTACTACTTCTCCTTCTTTTCAAAACATGGCTGAAGAAGCCCCaaaatcaatttatgacttcACTGTCAAG GATATTCACGATGCTGACGTATGCTTGAAGGACTATGCTGGAAAGGTTCTTCTGATCGTCAACGTTGCTTCCAAATG TGGCCTTACTGAATCCAACTACAAGGAACTGAATGAATTGTATGAGAAATACAAAACCCAAG GGTTTGAGGTACTTGCATTCCCTTGCAACCAGTTTGCTGGTCAAGAACCGGGAACTCATGATGAGATAAAAGAAGTTGCCTGTTCAAAATTCAAAGCCGAATTTCCCGTATTTGCTAAG ATTGATGTTAATGGGAAGGATGCCGCGCCACTCTACCAGTTTCTCAAATCACAAAAAGGTGGGTTATTTGGTAATGCAATCAAATGGAATTTCACAAAGTTTCTCGTAAACAAGGAAGGAAAGGTTGTTGACAGATATGCTCCCACCACAGGTCCACTCAGAATTGAG AAAGACATCCAAGGTCTTTTGGCAGTTTCAGCATGA
- the LOC113360472 gene encoding protein NRT1/ PTR FAMILY 4.6-like yields the protein MEEVHGFVDWKGNPANKDKHGGFRAARFIYFMVVMMNITYASNVLNLVTYLRGTMHMDVATSSTTVTNFIGVSCACALIGGFLSDSYITRFKTTVIFGPLEFLGFGLLALQAYLPSLQPPPCDNSSRFSNCKQVQGKPAALLYTALYITAFGEASHLVPLTLVVWIQDNKGWGVGFAVILLGLFVVAFGLSLFRHQIPQRSPLTRMLQVFISAFRKRKFQFPENEQDAYLEEHNKEERVGEVLTHTEGFKWLDKAIISNKKTESSYHCSVSQVEEAKIIFRMIPIFISVTIGYIPIRLLLTLTVQQGMTMNTKVGFIHIPPASLVVIPRILQMVILVAYDQFFVPFARRITRCPSGITPLQRAGVGFIASALASCIGALIERKRKQIAGKNGLVDSGEPIPMSVMWLLIQFIVICINDVFTPVGLLQFFNTEVSRGMKSLGTAIFWCVLGLSSLMGSALITLVNRVTKNGDMGWLEGNNLNRNYLDRFYWLLSILGLFSFLNYLYWARR from the exons ATGGAGGAGGTTCATGGGTTTGTAGATTGGAAAGGAAATCCTGCCAACAAAGACAAACATGGCGGATTCAGAGCTGCAAGATTCATCTACT TTATGGTTGTGATGATGAACATAACATACGCATCAAATGTACTTAACTTGGTAACGTACCTTCGAGGAACCATGCACATGGACGTCGCAACGTCTTCAACCACTGTGACTAACTTCATCGGTGTATCTTGCGCGTGTGCATTAATCGGAGGATTCCTCTCTGATTCGTACATTACAAGGTTCAAGACTACAGTAATATTCGGGCCTTTGGAGTTCCTG GGGTTCGGATTACTAGCACTGCAAGCATATCTCCCGTCACTTCAACCACCGCCATGTGATAATTCTTCGCGATTTAGCAACTGCAAGCAAGTTCAGGGCAAACCTGCAGCTTTACTCTACACAGCATTATACATTACTGCTTTCGGCGAAG CATCTCACTTGGTGCCCTTAACTTTAGTTGTTTGGATTCAAGACAATAAAGGATGGGGTGTTGGTTTTGCTGTTATTTTACTAGGGTTGTTTGTTGTCGCCTTTGGTTTATCTCTTTTCCGCCATCAAATCCCACAGAGAAGTCCTTTGACTCGGATGCTGCAG GTTTTCATTTCTGCATTTCGGAAACGGAAGTTTCAGTTTCCTGAAAATGAACAAGATGCATACCTAGAAGAACATAACAAGGAAGAGAGAGTTGGCGAAGTGCTAACGCATACCGAAGGCTTTAA ATGGCTAGATAAAGCTATCATCTCCAACAAGAAAACTGAGAGCTCATACCACTGCAGCGTCAGCCAAGTGGAGGAGGCAAAAATTATCTTTCGCATGATACCAATATTTATCAGTGTAACGATCGGGTACATCCCCATACGTCTGCTCCTAACATTGACAGTTCAACAAGGCATGACAATGAACACCAAAGTGGGGTTTATTCACATTCCTCCTGCATCTCTTGTTGTGATTCCCAGGATTCTCCAGATGGTGATCCTAGTTGCTTACGATCAGTTTTTTGTTCCATTCGCACGTAGGATCACAAGGTGCCCAAGTGGTATAACTCCCTTGCAACGTGCTGGTGTTGGTTTTATAGCATCGGCATTAGCATCATGTATTGGTGCATTGATtgaaagaaaaaggaaacaaatTGCAGGAAAAAATGGTCTAGTGGATTCTGGCGAACCTATACCAATGTCAGTGATGTGGCTGCTAATACAATTCATTGTCATATGCATCAATGATGTGTTTACGCCTGTTGGATTGTTGCAATTTTTCAACACAGAAGTGTCAAGAGGGATGAAATCACTGGGTACTGCAATTTTCTGGTGTGTTCTGGGATTATCGTCGTTGATGGGTTCTGCTCTAATAACCTTAGTTAACAGAGTTACGAAAAATGGAGATATGGGATGGCTGGAAGGAAACAACTTGAATCGGAATTACCTCGATCGGTTTTATTGGTTGCTTTCTATACTTGGCTTATTCTCATTCTTGAACTACTTGTACTGGGCTAGAAGATAG